The Sylvia atricapilla isolate bSylAtr1 chromosome 5, bSylAtr1.pri, whole genome shotgun sequence genome includes a window with the following:
- the KDM7A gene encoding lysine-specific demethylase 7A, which yields MAGATAAAATPVYCVCREPYDVSRFMIECDICKDWFHGSCVGVEEHHAVDIDLYHCPNCAILHGPSLMKKRRNWHRHDYTEPDDGSKPVQAGTRTFVKQLRARSFPSADEVILKMHGSQLTQRYLEKHGFDVPIMVPKLDGLGLRLPPPTFSVLDVEHYVGGDKVIDVIDVARQADSKMKLHNYIKYFTNPDRPKVLNVISLEFSDTKMSELVEVPDIARKLSWVENYWPDDSVFPKPFVQKYCLMGVQDSYTDFHIDFGGTSVWYHVLWGEKIFYLIKPTDENLALYESWSSSVTQSEVYFGDKVDKCYKCVVKQGHTLFVPTGWIHAVLTSQDCMAFGGNFLHNLNIGMQLRCYEMEKRLKTPDLFKFPFFEAICWFVAKNLLETLKELREDGFQPPSYLVQGVKALLTALKLWMKKELVTEHAFEIPDNIRPGHLIKELSKVIRSVEEENSKLVKTQGILGVSTTSRSSHETASPHHSRRRVRKLRDHATKTPSNLDILELHTREVLKRLEMSPWEEDITSSKLNGRFNKPFQPSSTVPEWRTKDNDLRLLLSNGRIIRDERRPFTDRSLYTADSEDEDDRTRSKKTAVKVEDQPSGFEGEANADAQKPLNMFFESVKSELRNGSSEYSDISDSEESEPDCTTQQKDSSTEESESSGDEEKQEVTSNFKEESKVTRDLCQNTQKPSRNETPSKKECPTSTSTEEEAIQGMLSMAGLHYTTCLPGHTQSTDCTNKRTSLQEHRSYPRSRHKDRQPSQSHKTIECGGSVKEEEGDLGTSAWTRHLNETSRITPQDANKAQKYFKKEGATEGSLKVQENRSIVHSNSLSFQHAKYTRDSSLMQTECQLSDGSLSPDRPYGETSLSVPLHPTKRPASNPPPISNQATKGKRPKKGMATAKQRLGKILKLNRNGHARFFV from the exons tgaagaagaggagaaacTGGCACAGGCATGACTACACAGAGCCAGATGATGGCTCCAAACCAGTGCAGGCTGGAACACGGACCTTTGTTAAACAGCTGCGGGCTCGCTCTTTCCCAAG TGCTgatgaagtaattttgaaaatgcatgGAAGCCAGTTAACACAAAGATATCTGGAGAAGCATGGATTTGATGTTCCCATTATGGTTCCTAAATTAGATGGCCTGGGACTCAGACTTCCTCCACCAACTTTCTCTGTTTTAGATGTGGAACACTATGTAG GTGGTGACAAAGTGATAGATGTCATAGATGTAGCAAGACAAGCAGACAGTAAAATGAAGCTCCATAATTACATTAAGTACTTTACAAATCCTGACCGACCCAAAGTATTGAATGTGATCAGCCTGGAATTCTCAGACACAAA gatgtCTGAATTAGTGGAAGTACCAGACATTGCCAGAAAGCTTTCGTGGGTGGAAAATTATTGGCCAGATGATTCTGTCTTCCCTAAGCCTTTTGTTCAGAAGTATTGCTTAATGGGTGTCCAGGACAGCTATACAGATTTTCATATTGATTTTGGAGGAACGTCAGTTTGGTACCACGTTCTCTGG GGTGAGAAGATATTCTATTTGATCAAACCCACTGATGAAAATTTGGCTCTCTATGAGTCCTGGAGTTCATCTGTCACCCAGAGTGAAGTATATTTTGGGGACAAGGTTGACAAGTGTTACAAGTGTGTTGTGAAGCAAGGACACACTTTATTTGTTCCAACAG GCTGGATTCATGCTGTGCTCACATCTCAGGATTGTATGGCTTTTGGAGGAAATTTTTTGCACAACCTCAACATTGGCATGCAGCTCAG GTGTTATGAAATGGAGAAGAGGCTAAAAACCCCGGATCttttcaaatttcctttttttgaagCCATCTGTTGGTTTGTGGCCAAAAACTTACTGGAAACATTGAAAG AACTGAGGGAAGATGGTTTCCAGCCTCCAAGCTATTTAGTGCAAGGAGTGAAGGCTTTACttactgctttaaaattatGGATGAAAAAAGAA CTTGTAACAGAACATGCCTTTGAAATTCCAGACAACATTAGGCCTGGGCATCTCATCAAAGAGCTCTCTAAAGTGATTCGTTCTGTAGAG gaggaaaacagcaaattaGTTAAAACTCAGGGAATTCTTGGTGTGTCTACAACTTCACGATCTTCACATGAAACAGCTTCCCCCCACCACTCCAGACGGAGGGTGAGGAAGCTGCGAGACCATGCTACCAAAACTCCTTCTAATCTGGACATCCTGGAACTCCACACTAGGGAGGTACTGAAAAGGCTGGAGATGTCGCCGTGGGAAGAG GATATCACAAGCTCAAAACTGAACGGGAGGTTTAACAAGCCCTTTCAGCCCTCTTCTACAGTACCTGAATGGAGAACAAAAGACAATGATCTTCGTCTTCTGCTGTCCAATGGAAGAATAATTAG AGATGAGAGACGTCCATTTACAGATCGAAGTCTTTACACAGCAGACAGTGAAGATGAGGATGACAGGACAAGGTCGAAAAAGACAGCTGTTAAGGTAGAAGACCAGCCCTCAGGATTTGAAGGAGAAGCAAATGCAGATGCCCAGAAACCACTGAACA TGTTCTTTGAAAGTGTGAAATCAGAACTCAGGAATGGATCCTCAGAGTACTCTGATATTTCTGATTCAGAAGAATCTGAGCCTGATTGCACTACACAG CAGAAGGATTCCTCCACAGAGGAGTCAGAAAGCTCAGGTGatgaagagaagcaggaagTAACATCAAATTTCAAAGAGGAATCTAAGGTCACAAGAGACCTTTGTCAAAATACCCAGAAGCCATCCAGAAATGAAACTCCCAGTAAAAA GGAATGTCCTACCTCGACAAGTACAGAAGAAGAAGCTATTCAGGGCATGCTTTCTATGGCAGGATTGCACTATACTACATGTTTACCAGGTCATACTCAAAGCACAGACTGCACAAATAAAAGAACCTCTCTTCAGGAACACAGAAGCTACCCCAGGAGTCGGCATAAAGACAGACAACCATCTCAGAGCCACAAAACCATAGAATGTG GTGGGTCtgtgaaggaagaggaaggagactTGGGAACTTCAGCATGGACTAGACACCTGAATGAAACTTCGAGGATTACCCCTCAG GATGCAAATAAagctcaaaaatatttcaagaaggAGGGTGCAACAGAAGGCAGTCTTAAGGttcaggaaaacagaagcatAGTCCACAGCAACAGCTTGAGTTTTCAGCATGCCAAATATACGCGAGACTCCAGCCTGATGCAAACAGAATGTCAGCTGAGTGATGGCAGCCTTAGCCCTGACAGGCCTTATGGTGAAACGTCCTTGTCTGTGCCACTGCACCCAACAAAGAGGCCAGCATCAAATCCACCCCCCATCAGCAACCAGGCAACTAAAG GCAAACGTCCAAAGAAAGGAATGGCAACTGCTAAACAACGCCTTGGGAAGATCCTGAAGCTGAACCGGAATGGCCATGCACGCTTCTTTGTTTAA